From the Thermococcus sp. 18S1 genome, one window contains:
- the mtnP gene encoding S-methyl-5'-thioadenosine phosphorylase yields the protein MPRIAIIGGSGVYDPKLLQNIREEFVSTPYGKVRVKIGEYDGEEIAFLARHGEGHSVPPHKINYRANIWALHELGVERILSTSAVGSLNEAMKPGDFVVLDQLIDFTKTRHYTFYDGDDSPHDRKFVAHVDFTDPYCPELRKALITAAKELGFDYHPTGTYACMEGPRFETRAEIRALKILGADVVGMTQCPEAALARELEMCYASVAIVTNFAAGISTQKLTHTEVVELMAQKSEEIKYLLMKSIKYIPKERHCACKDALKGATGE from the coding sequence ATGCCGAGGATAGCAATTATTGGAGGTTCCGGAGTCTACGACCCGAAGCTGCTTCAGAACATAAGGGAGGAGTTCGTAAGCACTCCCTATGGAAAGGTCAGGGTGAAGATAGGCGAGTACGACGGGGAGGAAATAGCCTTCCTGGCGAGGCACGGCGAGGGGCACAGCGTTCCGCCGCACAAGATAAACTACCGCGCCAACATCTGGGCGCTCCACGAGCTCGGTGTCGAGAGGATTCTCTCAACTTCCGCCGTGGGCTCGCTCAACGAGGCCATGAAGCCGGGCGACTTCGTCGTTCTCGACCAGCTTATTGACTTCACCAAGACGAGGCACTACACATTCTACGACGGCGACGACAGCCCGCACGACAGGAAGTTCGTTGCCCATGTGGACTTCACAGACCCCTACTGCCCCGAGCTCAGGAAGGCCCTTATTACAGCTGCCAAGGAGCTTGGCTTTGACTACCACCCAACGGGCACCTACGCCTGCATGGAGGGCCCGAGATTTGAGACGAGGGCCGAGATAAGGGCTCTCAAGATACTCGGCGCCGATGTCGTTGGAATGACCCAGTGCCCCGAGGCAGCTCTAGCCAGGGAGCTGGAGATGTGCTACGCTAGCGTGGCCATAGTCACCAACTTCGCCGCGGGGATAAGCACTCAGAAGCTCACCCACACCGAGGTCGTCGAGCTGATGGCCCAGAAGAGCGAGGAGATCAAGTACCTTCTCATGAAGTCCATCAAGTACATCCCGAAGGAGCGCCACTGCGCCTGCAAGGACGCCCTGAAGGGTGCGACCGGAGAGTGA
- a CDS encoding NAD(P)/FAD-dependent oxidoreductase, whose protein sequence is MMKYDVVVVGASAGGITTALAARRFYPDKSILVIKKEDVGIISCGIPYVFGTLKSIDEDLIPLDMFFKPTGIDVLVDEVTHIDPKAKLVRTRGGEEIRWEKLVIATGSRPVLPQVPGFDLDGVHTIPKDYEYLKELKERVKEAENVVIIGGGFIALEVGDEIRKLGKNVTLVVRSRLLRNSFDPEFSEMVENRLREAGVDIVYGHVERLLGGGRVEGVKLVDGTELPADLVIFSIGYRPNVELAVKAGLKVTRYGIWTDEYMRTSHPDIFAVGDCVEHRDFFTGKPYTLMLASTATFEARIAGANLFRLQIVRENRRTIGVYATHVAGLTLAAAGLTEEAARKEGFEVIVGYGKAPDKHPAVFPGTSMITAKLIFSRDRGAILGAQIAGGESVGEMINVLALAIQKRLTASELYTLQIATHPLLTASPVAYPILQAAEDALAKLRT, encoded by the coding sequence ATGATGAAGTACGATGTTGTAGTTGTCGGCGCGAGCGCCGGCGGCATAACCACGGCCCTCGCCGCGAGGCGGTTCTATCCCGACAAGAGCATCCTTGTGATCAAAAAGGAGGACGTTGGGATAATCTCGTGCGGCATTCCGTACGTCTTTGGAACGCTCAAGAGCATCGATGAAGACCTCATCCCCCTCGACATGTTCTTCAAGCCGACAGGCATAGACGTCCTTGTGGACGAGGTGACCCACATAGACCCCAAGGCCAAGCTCGTGAGGACTAGAGGCGGAGAGGAGATTCGGTGGGAAAAGCTCGTCATAGCCACCGGCTCCCGGCCGGTTCTTCCGCAGGTTCCTGGATTTGACCTCGATGGCGTGCACACCATACCCAAGGACTACGAATACCTAAAGGAGCTTAAGGAGAGAGTGAAGGAAGCAGAAAACGTCGTTATAATCGGCGGTGGGTTCATAGCCCTTGAGGTGGGGGACGAGATACGAAAACTCGGAAAGAACGTCACCCTGGTCGTCAGGAGCAGGCTCCTGAGGAACTCATTTGACCCGGAGTTCAGCGAGATGGTGGAGAATAGGCTCCGCGAGGCTGGTGTTGATATTGTTTACGGCCATGTGGAAAGGCTCCTCGGTGGGGGAAGGGTCGAGGGAGTCAAGCTGGTTGATGGCACCGAGCTTCCGGCCGACCTCGTGATATTCTCCATTGGCTACAGGCCGAACGTTGAGCTTGCCGTTAAGGCGGGTCTCAAGGTTACGCGCTACGGCATCTGGACCGACGAGTACATGAGAACCTCCCATCCGGACATCTTTGCGGTTGGAGACTGCGTGGAACACAGGGACTTCTTCACGGGGAAGCCATACACCCTCATGCTGGCTTCAACGGCAACCTTTGAGGCCAGAATAGCCGGAGCGAATCTCTTCAGGCTTCAGATAGTGAGGGAGAACAGGAGAACGATAGGCGTCTACGCCACCCATGTTGCCGGCCTGACCCTCGCGGCGGCAGGCCTCACTGAGGAAGCAGCGAGAAAGGAGGGCTTTGAGGTCATAGTGGGCTACGGAAAGGCCCCGGACAAGCATCCCGCGGTTTTCCCGGGAACTTCCATGATAACTGCGAAGCTGATATTCTCCCGCGACAGGGGAGCTATACTCGGCGCCCAGATAGCCGGCGGGGAGAGTGTAGGAGAAATGATAAACGTCCTCGCGCTGGCGATACAGAAGCGCCTTACCGCGAGCGAGCTCTACACGCTGCAGATAGCGACCCACCCGCTCCTCACGGCGTCCCCTGTGGCCTATCCGATACTTCAGGCGGCCGAGGATGCCCTAGCGAAGCTGCGGACATAA
- a CDS encoding integrase has protein sequence MNPGQRRGRHRKSEFFGNEGGIWEYAGVKGEFGEWLHKRKGLADRTRREYVRRLEKFFNKYKIRTLHDLEAALEAEGNPRNLAKALRNYIAFLLEKGVIDEAYYNELKKRIVIRSTGTDLYVPDDAEVRGWYEKRGEWEEPYQLVFELILFSGIRVSEALKVLSEFEPSRLHINDQYAYYDLGWSRGSKKSWVVFMPPELANRLKRLTVTDDGVYSYFSKRKIHLKYLRKWFINKALEAGAPVNVVKFLAGHSLSGDITSLHYIDMLGQARRYYPDILYNIRTATKSL, from the coding sequence TTGAACCCGGGCCAGCGGCGTGGCAGGCATCGGAAATCGGAGTTTTTTGGAAACGAAGGTGGGATATGGGAGTATGCAGGAGTTAAGGGCGAGTTCGGGGAGTGGTTACATAAGAGGAAAGGCCTCGCGGACAGGACGAGGCGGGAATATGTACGTCGGCTGGAGAAGTTCTTCAATAAGTATAAAATACGAACACTCCACGACCTCGAAGCCGCCCTCGAAGCCGAGGGGAACCCCCGGAACCTCGCCAAAGCCCTGAGGAACTACATCGCCTTTCTGTTGGAGAAGGGCGTCATCGACGAGGCCTACTACAACGAACTCAAGAAGCGAATAGTTATCCGCTCGACGGGGACTGACTTATACGTGCCCGACGACGCCGAGGTTCGGGGCTGGTATGAAAAACGCGGCGAGTGGGAGGAGCCCTACCAGTTGGTCTTCGAACTCATACTATTCAGCGGCATCAGGGTATCCGAGGCGTTGAAGGTTCTCAGCGAGTTCGAGCCGTCCCGGCTCCACATCAACGACCAGTATGCTTATTATGATTTAGGGTGGTCGAGAGGTTCGAAGAAGTCGTGGGTGGTCTTTATGCCCCCAGAGCTCGCCAACCGTCTCAAGCGCCTCACGGTCACGGACGATGGGGTGTACAGCTACTTCTCCAAGAGGAAGATCCATCTAAAATATCTCCGCAAGTGGTTCATCAATAAAGCATTGGAAGCCGGGGCACCCGTGAACGTCGTGAAGTTCCTCGCAGGCCATAGCCTATCCGGGGATATAACCTCATTACATTATATAGATATGCTGGGTCAGGCGCGACGCTACTATCCTGACATACTATATAATATACGTACTGCCACAAAAAGTTTATGA
- a CDS encoding ATP-binding protein gives MPKTFTLEDMIDDVEASIIDTPKEVRPSLKKLKAGLFKYLNAEERLERAKARKDAMEIEATQNELVRAGQDISKALVEFVSEVDDWLSKIEERDDLFEAAARYKADPLSVGEKTQGELLKVTGRAIILQDLIIRMLHTPRLIDLNNAVEVLLEGLISRLEKLDDLRVVNRYAFELPDASDPHYKVILRPSKKAVYVYPLKSLDDLVPLNIEMIRKELDDGFRGEILLLRPDPKHTPGTLNLREVTSAHLYRPFKARARVIQSEFPTTRLYYARVDPEDDIFRRMLLHQEAYDGHGKRIKAVPDLRNVRVDVQELILEDVENSDFIMPAYVEHDLVGKLEVGREYVFIVIPIETDPQKREGGIKLYITAYEDASATEPTEEDLKKFEEFKRLSPAEKLRVLTEDFAWFIFPEHAGFTLKDQVRTMKLAMLLSALRASSALENTRGMIHTLVIGELATGKSEVARELVKITPKSRFIQVKTSLAGLIGTTTRLDGKQVVRPGVLAQVDGGTVVIDELDKFNEKKKEELAALNNAMEQGSVTITQDGTSREYPARTSIIALANPRGGLFNERDVVQELERLGLDYTMLSRFDIKIAIYNKTIRNRRVALERASLRKKMDEAGYVKTKSKERGHGFVFTRELLSKYLAYVREKAPTVPVDVEGYLIEVIDRELQKLENAGFESSLLADLFRIHDAVTRVSTAVAKLLNEDEVTKLDVDIAAALVFYSYRLSAALERYEREQEALDFIRTLPMSMKSDKFIVALGDLVGLNKAKKFVTIVREHKLASVKKKDKDREYIYFKEGFVDVLKAYLALEGIVSEGGEVKSARLRERLEELARGEEQQKLIDFDELTDAELFA, from the coding sequence ATGCCGAAGACCTTCACCCTTGAGGATATGATAGATGACGTCGAGGCCAGCATCATAGACACCCCGAAGGAAGTCAGGCCGAGCCTCAAGAAGCTGAAGGCCGGCCTCTTCAAGTACCTCAACGCCGAGGAGCGCCTTGAGCGGGCAAAGGCAAGGAAGGACGCTATGGAGATTGAGGCTACACAGAACGAGCTCGTCCGTGCGGGACAGGACATCAGTAAAGCGCTCGTGGAGTTCGTGAGCGAAGTAGATGACTGGCTTTCCAAGATCGAAGAGAGGGACGACCTCTTTGAGGCGGCCGCCCGCTACAAGGCCGACCCGCTGTCCGTCGGGGAGAAAACACAAGGAGAGCTCCTCAAGGTGACGGGCCGCGCCATTATCCTCCAAGATCTCATCATCAGGATGCTCCACACCCCGAGGCTCATCGACCTCAACAACGCAGTCGAGGTTCTTCTGGAGGGCCTCATCAGCAGGCTGGAAAAGCTCGACGACCTTCGAGTGGTGAACCGCTACGCCTTCGAGCTCCCGGACGCCAGCGACCCCCACTACAAGGTCATACTCCGCCCCTCCAAGAAGGCCGTCTACGTCTACCCGCTGAAGTCCCTCGACGACCTCGTCCCCCTGAACATAGAGATGATACGCAAGGAGCTGGACGACGGCTTCAGGGGAGAGATACTGCTTCTCAGGCCCGACCCAAAGCACACACCGGGGACGCTCAACCTGCGCGAGGTCACGTCAGCGCACCTGTATAGACCCTTCAAGGCGAGGGCACGCGTGATACAGAGCGAGTTCCCGACCACGAGGCTCTACTACGCCCGCGTAGACCCCGAAGATGACATATTCAGGAGAATGTTGCTCCACCAGGAGGCCTACGACGGGCACGGAAAGAGGATAAAGGCCGTCCCCGACCTTCGTAACGTCCGCGTCGACGTGCAGGAGCTCATACTCGAGGACGTTGAGAACAGCGACTTCATAATGCCTGCCTACGTCGAGCACGACCTCGTAGGAAAGCTCGAAGTTGGTAGGGAGTACGTCTTCATCGTGATACCGATTGAAACCGACCCGCAGAAGAGGGAAGGCGGCATCAAGCTCTACATCACAGCGTACGAGGACGCCAGCGCCACCGAACCGACCGAGGAAGACCTCAAGAAGTTCGAGGAGTTCAAGAGGCTCAGCCCCGCTGAGAAGCTCAGGGTGCTCACGGAAGACTTTGCCTGGTTCATCTTTCCGGAACACGCCGGGTTTACCTTGAAAGACCAAGTTCGTACAATGAAGCTCGCTATGCTCCTTTCCGCGCTCAGGGCGTCGAGTGCTCTGGAGAACACGAGGGGGATGATACACACGCTCGTGATAGGTGAGCTGGCCACAGGTAAGAGCGAAGTGGCGAGGGAGCTCGTGAAGATAACGCCGAAGAGCAGGTTCATACAGGTGAAGACGAGCCTCGCCGGCCTCATCGGTACCACCACAAGGCTCGACGGAAAGCAGGTTGTCCGCCCCGGCGTCCTCGCCCAGGTGGACGGCGGGACGGTGGTTATAGATGAGCTGGACAAGTTCAATGAGAAGAAGAAGGAAGAACTCGCCGCCCTCAACAACGCGATGGAGCAGGGGTCGGTAACGATTACCCAGGATGGAACGAGCAGGGAGTACCCGGCACGGACGAGCATCATAGCCCTCGCCAACCCCCGTGGCGGTCTCTTCAACGAGCGCGACGTCGTCCAGGAGTTGGAGAGGCTTGGCCTCGACTACACGATGCTCAGCCGCTTTGACATCAAGATAGCGATCTACAACAAGACCATTAGGAACAGGAGGGTAGCCCTCGAGCGCGCCTCCCTCAGGAAAAAGATGGACGAGGCTGGCTACGTCAAGACGAAGAGCAAAGAGAGAGGTCACGGCTTTGTGTTCACAAGGGAGCTACTGTCCAAATACCTCGCCTACGTCAGGGAGAAAGCGCCCACCGTTCCCGTCGACGTCGAGGGGTACCTCATAGAGGTCATAGACCGGGAGCTTCAGAAGCTTGAGAACGCCGGCTTCGAATCAAGCCTTTTGGCCGACCTCTTCCGCATCCACGACGCCGTGACGAGGGTCTCCACAGCGGTGGCGAAGCTACTCAACGAGGACGAGGTGACGAAGCTCGACGTGGATATAGCCGCCGCCCTTGTGTTCTACAGCTACCGCCTCAGCGCCGCGCTTGAGCGCTACGAGCGCGAGCAGGAAGCCCTCGATTTTATCCGCACCCTCCCGATGAGTATGAAGTCGGACAAGTTCATTGTGGCCCTTGGCGACCTCGTTGGCCTCAACAAGGCGAAGAAGTTCGTCACGATAGTCAGGGAGCACAAGCTCGCCTCGGTCAAAAAGAAGGATAAAGACAGGGAGTACATCTATTTCAAGGAGGGCTTCGTGGACGTCCTCAAGGCCTACCTCGCCCTGGAGGGCATCGTCAGCGAGGGTGGGGAGGTGAAGTCCGCCCGCCTACGCGAGCGCCTCGAGGAGCTGGCAAGGGGGGAAGAACAGCAGAAGCTCATCGACTTCGACGAGCTCACCGACGCCGAGCTCTTCGCCTGA